A stretch of Methylogaea oryzae DNA encodes these proteins:
- a CDS encoding valine--tRNA ligase, which produces MEKTYTPHAIEQRWYQTWEQQGYFAPSGQGESFCIAIPPPNVTGSLHMGHGFNNTVMDTLVRYRRMQGRNTLWQVGTDHAGIATQMVVERQLAAQNVTRHDLGRDKFLEKVWEWKAESGGTITRQLRRLGSSVDWTRERFTMDEGLSRAVQEAFVRLYDDGLIYRGKRLVNWDPKLHTAISDLEVLNEEEKGSMWHFRYPLADGSGHLVVATTRPETMLGDTAVAVHPEDERYQHLIGKTIKLPITGREIPIVGDDYVDPEFGTGCVKITPAHDFNDYEVGKRHNLPLINVLDKDARILAEFTVLTFEGYAGAHGEKAPAAYAGLERFEARKQIVAELDAQGLLEKIDPHTLKVPRGDRSGVIIEPWLTDQWYVNAKELAKPAIAAVEDGRIRFVPQQYENLYFSWMRDIQDWCISRQLWWGHRIPAWYDTRGHVYVGRNEAEVRAKHRLDANEILRQDDDVLDTWFSSALWTFSTLGWPDQTPELKTFHPTDVLVTGFDIIFFWVARMVMMTMHFMKHEDGSPQVPFKTVYVHGLVRDSEGQKMSKSKGNVLDPLDIIDGIALDELVAKRTAGLMQPQMAEKIEKRTRKEFPDGIAAYGCDALRFTFASLASTGRDIKFDMGRVEGYRNFCNKLWNAARYVLMNTEGQDTGLAGECVYSLPDRWIRSRLQQAIAATQEALDGYRFDLAAQAIYEFTWNEYCDWYLEAAKVSLQSDDAAQQRGTRQTLVQVLETLLRLAHPIMPYITEEIWQRVAPLAGKSGATLMLQPYPVVEAHWQDAAGESEMAWAMEFILGLRRIRGEMDIAPSKALPVLLQGGAAEDAARLERNAILIEKLGRTGSVRWLDESETAPESAIALVGDLKLLIPMAGLIDKDAELARLDKEIQKLQKELPRLEGKLENPAFVDKAPADVVAKEREKLADLRSHLASLEAQVLKIRAL; this is translated from the coding sequence ATGGAAAAAACCTACACCCCGCACGCCATCGAACAACGCTGGTACCAGACCTGGGAACAACAGGGCTATTTCGCCCCGTCCGGCCAGGGCGAGTCCTTCTGCATCGCCATTCCGCCGCCCAACGTCACCGGCAGCCTGCACATGGGGCACGGTTTCAACAACACGGTGATGGACACCCTGGTGCGTTATCGCCGCATGCAGGGCCGCAACACCCTGTGGCAAGTGGGCACCGACCACGCCGGCATCGCCACCCAGATGGTGGTGGAACGGCAGTTGGCGGCGCAGAACGTCACCCGCCACGACCTGGGGCGCGATAAGTTTCTGGAAAAGGTGTGGGAGTGGAAGGCCGAATCCGGCGGCACCATCACCCGCCAGCTGCGCCGGCTGGGCTCTTCGGTGGACTGGACCCGCGAGCGCTTCACCATGGACGAGGGCCTGTCCCGCGCCGTGCAGGAAGCCTTCGTGCGCCTTTACGACGACGGCCTAATCTACCGCGGCAAACGCCTGGTCAACTGGGACCCCAAGCTGCACACCGCCATTTCCGACCTGGAAGTGCTGAACGAGGAAGAAAAAGGCTCGATGTGGCACTTCCGCTACCCGCTGGCGGACGGATCCGGCCATCTGGTGGTGGCCACCACCCGGCCGGAAACCATGCTGGGCGATACGGCGGTCGCCGTCCACCCGGAAGACGAGCGCTATCAGCACCTGATCGGCAAGACCATCAAGCTGCCCATCACCGGCCGGGAAATCCCCATCGTCGGCGACGACTATGTGGACCCGGAATTCGGCACCGGCTGCGTCAAGATCACCCCGGCCCACGACTTCAACGACTACGAAGTGGGCAAGCGCCACAACCTGCCGCTGATCAACGTGCTGGACAAGGACGCCCGCATCCTGGCGGAATTCACCGTACTCACCTTCGAGGGCTACGCCGGCGCCCACGGCGAAAAAGCCCCGGCCGCCTATGCGGGCCTGGAACGCTTCGAAGCGCGCAAGCAGATCGTCGCCGAACTGGACGCCCAAGGCCTGCTGGAAAAAATCGACCCGCACACGTTGAAAGTGCCGCGCGGCGACCGCTCCGGCGTCATCATCGAGCCCTGGCTCACCGACCAGTGGTACGTCAACGCCAAGGAGCTGGCCAAACCGGCCATCGCCGCGGTGGAAGACGGCCGCATCCGCTTCGTGCCGCAGCAATACGAAAACCTCTATTTCTCCTGGATGCGCGACATCCAGGACTGGTGCATCTCCCGCCAACTGTGGTGGGGCCACCGCATCCCGGCTTGGTACGACACCCGCGGCCACGTCTACGTCGGCCGCAACGAGGCGGAAGTGCGCGCCAAGCACCGCCTGGACGCCAACGAAATCCTCCGCCAGGACGACGACGTGCTGGACACCTGGTTCTCTTCCGCCCTGTGGACCTTCTCCACCCTGGGCTGGCCGGACCAGACGCCGGAGCTGAAAACCTTCCACCCCACCGACGTGCTGGTGACCGGCTTCGACATCATTTTCTTCTGGGTGGCGCGCATGGTGATGATGACCATGCACTTCATGAAGCACGAGGACGGCTCGCCGCAGGTGCCGTTCAAGACCGTCTACGTGCACGGCCTGGTGCGCGACTCGGAAGGCCAGAAAATGTCCAAGTCCAAAGGCAACGTGCTGGACCCCTTGGATATCATCGACGGCATCGCCCTGGACGAGCTGGTGGCGAAACGCACCGCCGGCCTCATGCAGCCGCAGATGGCGGAGAAGATCGAAAAGCGCACCCGCAAGGAATTCCCCGACGGCATCGCCGCCTACGGTTGCGACGCCCTGCGCTTCACTTTCGCATCGCTGGCCTCCACCGGCCGCGACATCAAGTTCGACATGGGCCGGGTGGAAGGCTACCGCAACTTCTGCAACAAGCTGTGGAACGCGGCACGCTACGTGCTGATGAACACCGAAGGCCAGGACACCGGTCTTGCCGGCGAATGCGTCTACAGCCTGCCGGACCGCTGGATCCGCTCGCGCTTGCAGCAAGCCATCGCCGCCACCCAGGAAGCCCTGGACGGCTACCGCTTCGACCTGGCGGCCCAGGCCATTTACGAATTCACCTGGAACGAGTACTGCGACTGGTATCTGGAAGCGGCCAAGGTGAGCCTGCAAAGCGATGATGCCGCCCAGCAGCGCGGCACCCGCCAGACCCTGGTGCAGGTGCTGGAAACCCTGTTGCGCCTGGCCCACCCCATCATGCCTTACATTACGGAAGAGATTTGGCAGCGGGTAGCTCCCTTGGCGGGCAAGTCCGGCGCCACCCTCATGCTGCAGCCCTACCCCGTCGTCGAAGCCCACTGGCAGGACGCTGCTGGCGAAAGCGAGATGGCCTGGGCCATGGAGTTCATCCTCGGCCTGCGCCGCATCCGCGGCGAAATGGACATCGCTCCTTCCAAGGCTCTGCCGGTGCTGCTGCAGGGCGGCGCCGCGGAGGATGCGGCGCGGCTGGAACGCAACGCCATCCTCATCGAAAAACTGGGCCGCACCGGCAGCGTGCGTTGGCTGGATGAAAGCGAGACCGCGCCGGAATCGGCCATCGCCCTGGTGGGCGACCTGAAGCTTCTCATCCCCATGGCCGGCCTCATCGACAAGGACGCGGAACTGGCGCGGCTGGACAAGGAAATTCAAAAATTGCAGAAGGAACTGCCGCGCCTGGAAGGCAAGCTGGAAAATCCGGCTTTCGTGGACAAGGCGCCGGCCGACGTAGTCGCCAAGGAAAGGGAAAAATTGGCGGACTTGCGCTCCCACCTCGCAAGTCTCGAGGCCCAGGTGCTTAAGATTCGTGCGTTATAG
- a CDS encoding HDOD domain-containing protein, with the protein MSAIVKARAYTPRTLNEWSDWLCREEIPIFSNTVQRINSAIDDEDTGATELARIIMEDTTLTAKILKLSNSSLYNPLGQRVSTLTRAAVVLGTKLIHEMALTCTFIEAMQSARNKQRASEEIARSLHAATQARSMALLMQDPSPEEVFIATLLFNIGRIAFSCFEETKGLEIEEAIRGENLPAEKAERRILGFTLQQLGAAMSKTWRLAGLTEEVFGGKSHNPERVNLVKQCDTLARTAEQGGWEGPATRKAIHDLAHLLNKPVRTVQELVKKNAKLAAEIALQLGANEAAKLIPTRTSGEHAAESVAEAAAVAATDPSAQLIRMHQDITNLLSGQFNINVLFELILESIHRGLGMDRTFFALVSPDRRFLKEKSSHGWAAAGSHLPIQVELDAQPLHLFMHALNQSEALWIKPDSDAEARNLFTQPIQTVLGRQECFLFPLSLTRKPIGLLYADRATSGQALDPENFGHFRQLGQQAMIGLRLTSF; encoded by the coding sequence ATGAGCGCTATCGTAAAAGCCAGAGCCTACACACCACGCACGCTCAACGAATGGAGCGACTGGCTTTGCCGCGAGGAGATTCCGATATTCTCCAATACGGTCCAGCGCATCAACAGCGCCATCGACGACGAAGACACGGGGGCCACGGAACTGGCCCGCATCATCATGGAAGACACCACGCTGACGGCCAAAATCCTCAAGCTGAGCAATAGCTCGCTCTACAACCCGCTGGGGCAGCGCGTGTCCACCCTGACGCGCGCCGCTGTCGTACTCGGCACCAAGCTGATCCACGAAATGGCCCTCACCTGCACCTTTATCGAGGCCATGCAGTCGGCGCGCAACAAGCAGCGGGCCAGCGAAGAAATCGCCCGCTCCCTGCACGCAGCAACCCAGGCCCGCTCCATGGCGCTGCTCATGCAAGACCCTTCGCCGGAGGAAGTATTCATCGCCACCCTGCTGTTCAATATCGGCCGAATCGCTTTTTCCTGCTTCGAGGAAACCAAGGGCCTGGAAATCGAGGAAGCCATTCGGGGCGAAAATCTGCCGGCGGAAAAGGCGGAACGGCGAATATTAGGCTTCACCCTGCAACAGTTGGGCGCGGCCATGAGCAAGACTTGGCGCTTGGCGGGGCTCACGGAGGAGGTCTTCGGCGGTAAATCGCACAATCCCGAGCGGGTAAACCTGGTCAAACAATGCGACACCCTGGCCCGCACTGCCGAACAAGGCGGCTGGGAAGGCCCCGCCACGCGCAAAGCGATCCATGACCTGGCCCATCTGTTGAATAAGCCGGTGCGTACGGTGCAGGAGCTGGTGAAAAAAAATGCCAAACTGGCGGCGGAAATCGCCCTGCAACTGGGCGCAAACGAAGCGGCCAAGCTCATTCCGACGCGAACTTCCGGCGAACACGCCGCGGAGTCCGTTGCCGAGGCCGCGGCCGTCGCTGCGACCGATCCCAGCGCCCAATTGATCCGCATGCACCAGGACATTACCAACCTGCTCAGCGGCCAATTCAACATCAACGTCTTGTTCGAGTTGATTTTGGAAAGCATCCACCGTGGATTGGGCATGGATCGTACTTTTTTCGCCTTGGTAAGCCCTGATCGACGATTCCTGAAAGAGAAATCCTCCCACGGCTGGGCGGCGGCCGGCAGCCACCTGCCCATACAAGTGGAACTCGACGCTCAGCCCCTCCATTTGTTTATGCATGCGCTGAACCAGTCGGAAGCCCTGTGGATCAAACCGGATAGCGACGCCGAGGCACGCAACTTGTTCACCCAACCCATTCAAACGGTGCTAGGCAGACAAGAATGCTTTCTTTTCCCCCTAAGCCTGACCCGCAAGCCCATCGGGCTCCTTTATGCAGACCGGGCTACCAGCGGACAAGCACTAGACCCGGAAAATTTCGGCCACTTCCGCCAGTTGGGCCAACAAGCGATGATAGGGCTACGCCTGACGTCGTTTTGA
- a CDS encoding type II secretion system F family protein, whose protein sequence is MAAEEQIYFNYVATDKTGKKITGELAGKNELAVRAELRRQGLKPTKVKLKPKPLFGKAKANITAKDIALFSRQLATMMTAGVPLVTAFEIVGRGHENPAMQDLILGIKSDVESGNTLAETLRKYPLQFNELYCNLVAAGEQAGILEGLLHKIATYLEKTESLKAKIKKALFYPVAVLVVAGIVTAILLIFVVPTFEELFKGFGAELPAFTQFVVGLSHGLVNTWYYILGVIGGMIYGFKSLKQNSKEFNNRLDRLMLRLGPIGSILNKAAVARFARTLSTMSAAGVPLVEALKSVAGASGNIVYYDAIMKMRDDVSNGQQLQLSMRQSGIFPNMVIQMIAIGEESGSLDSMLGKVADFYEEEVDNAVDALTSLLEPMIMAFLGVVIGGLIVAMYLPIFKMGAVT, encoded by the coding sequence ATGGCAGCTGAAGAACAAATCTATTTCAATTACGTCGCCACCGACAAGACCGGCAAGAAAATTACGGGCGAACTGGCCGGCAAAAATGAATTAGCCGTTCGCGCGGAATTACGGCGTCAGGGTCTCAAGCCAACGAAAGTCAAACTAAAACCGAAGCCCCTGTTCGGCAAAGCCAAAGCCAATATCACAGCCAAGGACATCGCCCTGTTCAGCCGGCAGTTGGCGACCATGATGACGGCCGGCGTGCCGCTGGTCACCGCCTTCGAAATCGTTGGACGCGGCCATGAAAACCCCGCCATGCAGGATTTGATCCTGGGCATCAAATCCGACGTGGAAAGCGGCAATACCTTGGCCGAAACCCTGCGCAAATACCCTCTCCAGTTCAACGAACTGTACTGCAACCTGGTCGCGGCCGGCGAGCAAGCGGGTATTTTGGAAGGCTTGCTGCACAAAATCGCCACTTACCTGGAAAAAACCGAATCGCTCAAGGCGAAAATCAAGAAAGCCTTGTTCTACCCCGTCGCCGTGCTGGTGGTGGCGGGCATCGTCACCGCCATTTTGCTGATTTTCGTCGTACCCACGTTTGAAGAGCTGTTCAAGGGATTCGGCGCAGAACTACCGGCATTCACACAATTCGTCGTTGGCCTATCCCATGGCTTAGTGAACACCTGGTACTACATACTCGGCGTCATCGGCGGCATGATTTACGGCTTCAAAAGCCTGAAGCAAAACTCCAAAGAATTTAACAACCGGCTGGATCGATTGATGTTGCGCCTCGGTCCCATCGGCTCGATCCTCAACAAAGCGGCAGTGGCCCGTTTCGCCCGCACCCTGTCGACCATGTCCGCTGCCGGCGTTCCGCTGGTGGAAGCGCTCAAATCGGTAGCCGGCGCGTCGGGCAACATCGTGTATTACGACGCCATCATGAAAATGCGCGACGACGTCTCCAACGGACAGCAGCTGCAATTGTCCATGCGCCAGTCCGGCATTTTTCCCAATATGGTGATACAGATGATCGCCATCGGCGAAGAATCGGGCTCCCTCGACAGCATGCTGGGCAAGGTGGCGGACTTTTACGAAGAGGAGGTCGACAACGCCGTGGACGCCCTCACCAGTTTGCTCGAACCCATGATCATGGCGTTTTTGGGCGTAGTCATCGGCGGCTTGATCGTCGCCATGTACCTGCCGATTTTCAAAATGGGCGCCGTCACCTAA
- a CDS encoding prepilin peptidase → MELITLLKQQPLLFVALTAVAGLAVGSFLNVVIHRLPRMMETRWKRECREYLGLPQENDGPQANYNLLTPGSHCPNCGAAVRAIHNIPLLSYLALRGRCSSCGAAIAWRYPLIELLTAVLSAAVAWRYGYGEQALCALLFTWALLSLALIDLEHQLLPDAIVLPLLWLGLLLSLGNVFVDSHAAIAAAAAGYLSLWGVYHLFRLATGKEGMGYGDFKLLAALGAWTGWTMLPLIILLSSLVGAVAGIALILLRGRDRNVPMPFGPFLAAAGWIALLWGQSILDIYLR, encoded by the coding sequence ATGGAACTGATCACCCTGTTAAAACAACAGCCCTTGTTGTTCGTCGCATTGACGGCCGTGGCGGGTTTGGCCGTGGGCAGCTTTCTCAATGTCGTGATTCACCGCCTGCCGCGCATGATGGAAACCCGCTGGAAACGGGAATGCCGCGAATATCTGGGCCTACCGCAGGAAAACGACGGTCCGCAGGCGAACTACAATTTGCTGACCCCAGGCTCTCACTGCCCAAACTGCGGCGCCGCGGTGCGAGCGATACACAATATTCCTTTGCTTAGTTATTTGGCGCTACGCGGCCGTTGCTCTAGTTGCGGAGCCGCCATCGCCTGGCGTTACCCGCTGATCGAGCTGCTTACCGCCGTCTTGTCGGCGGCGGTGGCTTGGCGCTACGGCTATGGCGAACAAGCCCTGTGCGCGTTGCTGTTCACCTGGGCCTTGCTGAGCCTTGCGCTAATCGACCTGGAACACCAACTGTTGCCGGACGCCATTGTGCTGCCGTTGTTATGGCTGGGACTGCTATTGAGCTTGGGAAACGTTTTCGTCGACAGTCACGCAGCCATCGCCGCCGCAGCCGCAGGCTACCTGAGTTTGTGGGGCGTCTACCACCTGTTTCGCTTGGCCACCGGCAAAGAGGGGATGGGCTACGGCGATTTCAAGCTGTTGGCGGCATTGGGCGCCTGGACGGGCTGGACCATGCTGCCGCTGATAATTTTGCTGTCGTCCCTCGTGGGGGCCGTCGCCGGCATCGCGCTGATCCTGCTGCGGGGGCGCGACCGCAACGTGCCCATGCCGTTCGGCCCGTTCCTGGCGGCCGCCGGCTGGATCGCCTTGCTCTGGGGACAATCCATACTCGATATCTACCTGCGCTGA